The window CGCCGCCGACAACGGGTTCGAACTCGACACCGCGTACCTGCCCGCCCCCGGCGGCGAACGGACCGGACTCCCCATCGGCGGGGCGTCGCTGTGGGTCCCCCAGGGCCTCTCGGACGCACAGCAGCAGGCCGCCGCGGAGCTGCTGCTCTTCATGATTCAGCCGGAACAGCAGGCGCAGTGGCACACGGGGACCGGCTACTTCCCGGTGCGCGAGGAGTCGATCACGCAACTGGAAGAAGAGGGGTTCTACGAGGAGAACCCGTCGTTCCGGACGGCGATCGACCAGCTCAACGAGACCGAGGGCACGCCGGCGACGAGCGGGGCCCTGATGGGGCCGTTCCCGGAGGTCAGAACCATCATCGAGGAGGGCTACGTGAGCATGATCCAAGAGGGCGGGCCGAGCGTCTCCGACGGCCTCTCGCAGATCAAGGGCGACGTCGACGAGGCGCTGCAGAGCTACAACGACCGGGTCTCGTAATCGGCCACTCACTTCGAGAGCATGCCGGAATTCACCAAACCGTACGAGTCGCGGTGGCAGGCGTTTCTGCTGCTGCTTCCGACGTTCGCCGTGTTGATCGCCTTCCTCTACTACCCGGGGGTCGAGACCTTCCGGTTGAGCCTCCAGCAGACGATTCTCCTGGGGACTCGAAAGACGTTCGTGGGGCTGGAGAACTACGTGACGCTCGCGACCTCCTCGACGTACCACTGGAGTTTCGCGATATCGATCGCCTTCGCGGCGGTCGTCGTCGTCGGAACGCTCGTCGCGTCGCTGTTCGTCGCGTACCTCCTCTTCCAGGTCGACGTCGGATCGTCGACGTACCTGATCGCGGCGATCTGGCCGTACGCGCTGCCGACGGCCGTCGCCGCGTCGGTGCTCCTGTTCCTGCTGCATCCGTCCCTGGGGATCATCACCTTCGTGCTGGAGAGCCTCACCGGGACCTCGCTGGAGTGGTTCACGAACGGCCCGCAGGCGTTCGCGGTGGTCGCCGTCGTCGCCATCTGGAAGCAGTTGGGCTACAACATCATCTTCATGGTCGCCGCGCTGAACAACATCCCCGAGACGCTGACCGAGTCGGCCAAACTGGACGGCGTCGGTCATCTGAAGATGCTGTATCGGGTGTACGTCCCGCTGATGTCGCCGACGCTGGTCTTCCTCGTGGTTATGAACACCATCTACTCGTT is drawn from Halobellus limi and contains these coding sequences:
- a CDS encoding carbohydrate ABC transporter permease, with product MPEFTKPYESRWQAFLLLLPTFAVLIAFLYYPGVETFRLSLQQTILLGTRKTFVGLENYVTLATSSTYHWSFAISIAFAAVVVVGTLVASLFVAYLLFQVDVGSSTYLIAAIWPYALPTAVAASVLLFLLHPSLGIITFVLESLTGTSLEWFTNGPQAFAVVAVVAIWKQLGYNIIFMVAALNNIPETLTESAKLDGVGHLKMLYRVYVPLMSPTLVFLVVMNTIYSFFQTFPLVDLMTSGGPNEATNLLIFKLYRDAFEFSNLGLASAESVVLFAIVAILMYVQLRLSESYTTYA